The Methanocella arvoryzae MRE50 DNA window GCGCTTTCAAGATCACTCATACCGACGCTTACACGAATATGAAACAGGAGGACAGGCTCAGGTTCATCCACGAGGTGGAAAAAGTAGACAGTTACGAGGAGCTGCCGGATAAGTGCAAAGAAGTCCTCAAGGCCGGGGAACGAGAGATCCAGGGCTATTAAGTATAAAAGGACGAGCACATGGGAGATACAAGCCTTGCAGACTATGGTAGTATCTCCCCCTGTTATTTAACCGGATTTACCGGTAGCGCTAACTATTTCGTCTCTTCGATATGACATGAATAGTGATATCTGTTCCGAGGATTATCGATGCACGATGATTTGAGCCTATATCAAGAGATATACCGGCAATCTCACGACGGGATCGTCATACATACGGGAGAACAGATTGTCTATACAAACAGCTCATATGCGAGAATTATGGGAGCCGACAGCCCGGCCTGTTTAATCGGCAGGAGCATCTACGATTTTATTCCGGCATACTCCCGTGAACTGGCCAGGCAGCGTTTCAAGCTCATACTGGAAAAGGGCATTAACATCCCCCTGATCGAAGATAATATGATCGGGCTTGACGGCAATCCGGTTAGTCTTCAGATCTCAGCATGTCGAGTAGGTGACAATAGCGAGCCTCTGGTGCAGGTTATTGTCCGGGATGTCACGGATATAAAACGGATGGAGAAGAGCCTTAAGGCCAGTATAGCGGAGCTCGACCGGGCGCAGAAGATCGCCCGCATGGGTAGCTGGGAGTGGGATCTGCGCCAGCGGAGACTCTACTGGTCCGATGAGACTTACAGAATTCTTGGCATGGAGCCTTCGGAAAAAACTCCATCCACCGAAGCGTTGTTGAAGCACGTTCATCCCGAAGACCGTAACAGGGTCCGAAAATTCCTATCGACGGCGAAAGCCCGGATGACTGACGGAAAGATCGATTTCAGGATCGTAACCCCGGATGGTAATCTTAAGCACATTTACCTCGAAGGAGACGTCGAATTCGACAAGCTGGGAAACCCCATCAGGGCGTTCGGAGTCTTCCACGACATCACCGAGAGAAAAATGATCGAGGCAGAGCTGCAAAATGCCAGAGCTCAGGCAGAACTGTACCTTGATCTGATGGGCCACGACATCAACAACATGAACCAGATAGCGATGGGTTACCTGGAACTGGCGATCGACATAGTAAAAGCAGGAGGCTCGATTACGGAGGAGAACCTGTTCTTAATCGAGAAGCCGATGGTAACACTCCAGAGCAGTTCCCGCCTGATAAGCAACGTCAGAAAAGTCAGAAACGAACAGGCGGGCGCTTATAAGTCGCAGATCATAGACGTAGGTAAACTGCTCAGGGAAGTAAAAGCTGAGTTTTCGGGCATTACCGGCCGCTATGTGGAGATAAACATAGCGATCAGGCATTCTCCGAAAGTCAGGGCAAACGAACTCCTGAAGGACGTTTTCGTGAACCTGGTGGGAAACGCCATCAAGCACTCCGACCCCGGAAAAGCCCTGACCATCAACATCTCCGCCGGAGTAGCCCTGAGTAACGGTAAACCGTACTGCAAGGTCGCCATAGAGGATAATGGTCCCGGCATACCCGACGATTATAAAAGGCAGCTCTTTGATCTCCAGTCGCTCGATAAGGCGAGAACCAACGGCAAAGGCCTCGGGCTCTGCCTTACAGACATGCTTGTCCGGGACTTCGGCGGCTACCTCAGAGTGGAAAATCGGATGACGGAGGATTACAGGCAGGGCAGCCGGTTTATCGTCATACTGCCGGTGGCTGAAACAGATTAAAAACCGGAACTCCGGACTATTCCAGCCACGCCTCCTTCACAATGATCTTCCCCGAGTGCACCCGCCATTCTTTCTCGTAGTCCACGCAGATGCGCCGCTGCATGTGGGGCCCGCCGATCACCATGGACTCGTATTCGCCACCCTCGCCAGCGACGTGTATGCCATACTTTGCGTGTAGCCGGTCCAGTTCAGCCAGCGCCGCCTTATCCAGCACCCGGCCGAGCCACTTCTCGTCCAGGCCTTCGGCCATGCAGCCTACGATCATGATCTCGAAGCCCTGATCGACCATGTCACCCAGCAGTTCTCGCGGGTTCTTGTGCCACAGAGGCGCGAAAGACTTGACGCCGGCATCCTGGCATATCTGATCCAGTCGTCTGCGCTGATATTCTGACTCGAGCGCGCCAGATACAATGCCGTCGACGCCCAGTTTGGATATCGTGTCTCGCAGCGGGATCAGCTCTGCCTCCGGTTCCGGCGGAGTGACTACTTCGACCAGGGGAATGCCGATCGACTCGGCGGCCAGCCTCGTGAGCTCTACTGCGGGCACATGGTACATGTACGACTCCGGGGATTGCGAGAATACGGTGACGAGGCGGGACACCTCCCAGCCGTAGTGCCGGGCGATAAAGACCGCATAGCTGGAGTCCTTGCCACCGGAGAAGAGGGCGGCCACTTTCATTTCAACAGCTCCGTCGCGGCCTCCAGGAACTCTTTCTTGATCTTGGCCTCGTCAAATGTAGTGATGACGCCGTCCTTCATGACCAGCCGGTCGTCGACGAGCAGGTCAGTCACTGCTCCGCCCGAGTAGACAAGGTTGGCGATCAGATCGTGGTGAGGCAGCATCCGTACGTCGTTCAGGTCAATAAAGGCCAGGTCTTTGCTATCCTGAGTGGCCATCTTGAAAACCACAGGTGCGGGGGCAGCAGTGGCGTCCCACCGGTGCGCCTTTTGCAGCAGGCTCGCGAACTTCATCTCCTGCATCATGTTGAGCGAGTTGTTGCTGGCGGCGCCGTCGGTGCCCAGCGCGATTTTTACTCCTGCGTCCAGCAGCTCATGCACTGGCATGACTCCGCCGGAGGCGAGCTTCATGTTAGAGGTCGGGCAGTGAACCACTGTACTGTGCCTATCCCCAAGAATCCTGACCTCCATTTTGGTCAGCCAGGCGGCATGGGACATGACGGTGTTTTCGTCTAAGAGGCCGATGCTGTCGAGATATTCCACAGGCCAGAGGCCTGTTTCCTTATGGCAATCCACGCACTCCTTGCGGGTTTCGGAGATGTGGGTGGTCAGCTTTACGCCGTACTTGCGGGCGAGGTCTTTAGCCTTCAGCAGCGTCTCCTTCGAGCACAGGTAGATTGAATGAGGGGCCACGCAATAGTCTACTCTGCCCCCGGGTACTGCGTTTTTCAGCTGGCGCTCTGCCAGCCGCAGCGCGTGCCCTGCGTCGTCATAATAGGCGGTGCCGAACTCTGTGATCGGAGTGCCGAGGGTGCCCCGGATGCCGGATGCCTCGACGGCTTTCGCCACGCTTTCCGCGAAGTAGTACATGTCGATGAAGTGCGACGTACCAGTACGGATCATTTCCGCCAGGCCCAGCATCGCCCCTTTATAGACCAGATCCGGGGTCAGGCGCCGCTCCATGGGAAAGATCGTGTTGTTCAGCCAGTCCTGCAGCTTTTCGCCTTCTCCGGCGCCTCGCATGAGCGTCATGGATAGGTGGGTATGCCAGTTGCTAAAGGCGGGGATGACGAATTTTCCCGTGGCGTCGAACTCCTCGTCAGACGGGCCGTGGTGCAGATCGCCCTTCGCGATCTTACCGCCGTCAAAGTAAGTGGCGTTTCTGATAATCATAAAACATCGCCGTAATTGTTTGCAGTAATTAGCATCCTGCCATAATAATTATTTCCTGCTGCCCAGTGTCCAATCAAATGAACCATATGATTATGAGGAGTTAAAAATAGCACCGGCTCCGGGACGCCGGTTGCGGTAAGATTACTGTGTGGATACAGAGACAACCGTACCTTCTTCTGAGGCCTTCCCGGAACCCCTCATTACGATCAGCAGAAGCATTGCGTATCCGATCATGAATGCGCCGCCGATCCCGAGACCCGCTGTGATCCCGAAGGAACCCGCAAGCAGGCCGCCGGCTATCGGTCCGGCCATCATGCCGAAGGACAGGGCCAGGTTATATATCGCGTATACGGCCCCGTATCCGCCCTGCCCGAGGCGGTCGATGACGTCGGTCATCTCCAGCGGCACCGAGGCGAGCCCTATGGCGAGGACTCCACCCAGCGCTGCCATTAGTACCACTTCGAGGATGAAGGACCCGCTGAGGGCCAGCGTCGGCAGGATGAGGGCGGAGCAGATGAGGCCGGCGATAATCACTCTCTTGCGGCCGAAGCGCTCTGCGACCTTATATGACAGCGGAGACGCGATCAGGCTGGCGACCACGGTTACTGCGAACAGCAGGCCGATCATCGTCGGGGATACCTTCAGGACATCTGAGAGGTACAGTGGCAGGACCGGCTCGAGCAGGGCAGTTGCAGCGGAGACAAGCACGATGACTCCGGCCATGAGCAGGATGGTGCGATTTTTCAGCATGGACTTCAGCGATACCTGCTGCTCTGCTGGCAGCCTGGGCGGATCCTTGAGCAGCAGTAGTCGGGCGATGCCGTCTATCAGCACCAGGCCGGCGGCTGCGAGGAAAGGCAGTGCATAGCCACCGTATTCGTAGAGGGCTCCCCCGAACAGCGGGCCGAGCAAGGTGCCTGCAAAGCTGCCGCTGATGCCTATGCCGATAGCCTGCTGGCGCATCTTTGGAGGGAACAGGTCCGATAGCAGCGCCAGACCGGCTGTCCAGGTTGCGCCTGCGGAGACGCCCTGCAGCGCCCGGGCGACGAACAGCATGGTGAGATCGCTGGAAAATGCGAAGAGCAGCGTGGAGCCGAACAGGCCCAGTAAGCCGACGAGCATCGGGAGCTTTCTGCCGACCCGGTCGGACAGGACGCCGACCACAGGCGCGGCGAGCAGGAAAGTGATGGCGTAGCTTGCGAACAGCAGGCCGATCATTTGCTGAGAGGCGCCCAGTCCGGAAGCATATTCAGGCAGTATCGGCACGATCATGCAGTAGATGAGCATGTCGGTAAAGATGGCGATAAATACGACCAGAAGCGCGAGCTTCTGGTTTTTGTCCATGTTCAACAGTCCTTCTTTTTTCGTCTCCATAAAGTAACCTCATTATACATTCATGTTTGTATGTAAATTATCAATACGAGATTTTGGTATAGTAGTTGTGAGGGCAGAACCCTCAGAAATTTACATACATACGTGTATGTTAATTGTATTTATACCTTGCTCCTGCAGCCGGCAGGAGTAGTAATCCCCTGCAAATAAAGCTTCACGAACGACGCTGCCTGATCTTTCAGCGAGAACTGTGGAGTGTCGGTCACCGAGCGCTCGATCATCCAGAGCAGCACGATGCCGTTAAGCATGCCATAAGCCGTGATGGCGGCGGTCATCGGGTCTACATCCGGGCGCACTTCTCCGGCCTCTCTGGCCTGTTTGATCAGATCGGCGATATACAGCACAGATTCTTCCTGCGCGTGCTTTTTATCCTCCAGCTTTAACGAGAGTTCCGGGTCTTCCGACATCTTAAAAATAGTGATCTCCTGCAACGCCCGGTAGTCATCGTCCTCTTCGCAGAACTGCATCAGGCGGACCATCATTCGCTCCAGCAGCTCGAGCGGTGTGCCGCCTTCGGCCATCAGTTTTTCCACAAGGTCGCCGATGCGGGCGAAGCCGGTATCCACAATAGCGTTGAAAACGTCAGCTTTTCCGCCCTTGAAGTGCCAGTAGATAGCGCCCCGGGTAACACCGGCCTCTCTGGCTATGTCGTCCAGCGTCGTCGTAGCGTAGCCCTTTTTACTGAAGACTTTCAGGGCGGCGCTCAACAGCTTATCCCGGGTGACTTCGGCTTCCTCTTTGGTGCGTCGCATACATTAAGCATACATGCCAGTACGTATATAAATTTTACAATGACGACTGACCCGAAAAAAGATAAAAAGAGATTATTGAGCAGGCTGCTGCTCTACAGTATGCCCATCCTTGCGGAGCACTTCGATGGCCTTGTCCAGGTCGTAGTTTTTGACCATGATGTAGTCGGTGTCGTAAGACGAGAGCACGAAGATGCTCACACCTTCGCTGGCCAGGGGCAGGGAGAGCGAGGCCAGGATGCCGACGATGTCGAAGCCGAGCGGGCCCTGGACTTTCAGGCAGCGCCAGCCTTTGTTGATCTTGACGTCCTGCGGTATGCTCTCCTGCAGGCACACGATGGATAGCTCATCGTAGGTCCTGGTGATCGAGAAGAAGTCGCTGGACAGAGCCCATTCGGGTAACGGGGCATCCCTTTCCAGGGTACAGATCGCGAACACAGGGTTCAATACTAAGAGTGACAGCTTCATTTATACCTACGTTATGAAATTTGATACGATCGGTTATAAAGCTAATCGTATGGCGGCAGATCGCCTGGCAGCTTGATAATTACCGAGCTTACGTCAGGCCCTGCCCGCAGCACCCTCAGCACGGCCGGCGAAGGGTCAGGATAGACTCCGGGGAACTCCATCTCCCCGGCGCTGGCATCGGGCGGATATGCCAGCATATCCCGGGCAGGTGTAAAGTAGACTCTTACCCGGTCGTTGTTGCCCCTCGCGTCGATCTTTCTCCACTGCCCGTCTATGACTACGGCGTTATAACCGTGGAGCACGAAACCCCCTTCATCTCGCCGGACCCGCTCATAGCAGAACCCCGTAGGTATGTGGTGGTACCGGAGCAGGGCTGCGAGCAGGTTCGACTTGGCAAAGCAGAGGCCGTGCCCGAGCCGGATCACATCTGAAGCGGTACATGCCACTTCTTCGGAGCCCGCGTCACATGAGTGGGGATACTGGTCCCGGACCATCTCGAAAGCCCGTCTGATAGTATCCTGTTTAGTATCTCCCTCTACTGCCCCGGCCAGCAGGGCTACTGAGTGGTCGTCATAGTCGATGACGTCTGTAGGCCGGAGATATGCTCCAATGTTATCGAGGTGGTGTGACTCTAACCGATTCACTTCTTCTGCTCCATTAGCCTGTGAATGGCGTTCCCGAGACGGGCGATGCCGGTTTCGATCGCTTCCTCGCCCGAGTTCGTGTAGTTCAGCCTCAGGGTGTTCTGGCCTGAGCCGTCGGCGAAGAACGCCTGGCCGGGCACGAACGCCACCTTCTCCTTGATGGCGATGTCGAACAGCTCCAGGGAAGATATGCCTTCGGGCAGCGTGGCCCAGAGGAACATGCCGCCTTCCGGCCTGGTATACCGGACCTCTTCGGGGAAGTGCTTTTCGATGGCACGCACCATGGTATCCCGCTGTTTCCTGTACATCGCCCGGATCTTCATGATGTGGGAATCCACATCGTTAGTGATCAGGTACTGGTACACCACCCGTTGGGTGAAGAAGTTGGTGTGCAGATCTGTGGCCTGCTTGGCGATCACGATATTTTCCATCACTTCCTTCGGCGCCACCAGCCAGCCGAGACGCATGCCGGGGGACACGATCTTGGAGAACGAGCCGAGTAGAACACCGTTCTCCATGTACTTTTTAACCGGAGGCATATCATCGCCCATGTAGCGAATCTCTCCGTAGGGGTCGTCTTCGACGAAAGCCGTGCCGTGCTCGTTCAGCAGAGCCGCCACATCTTCTCTTTTGCGTTGGGAGTAAGTGATGCCAGTCGGGTTCTGGAAGTTTGGCACGGCGTAGAATAGCTTGATCTTTTTTGTGGCAAGCTCCTCCGCCATCTCCGCCGTATCCGGGCCATCGTCCCTCAGCGAGATTGATCGGAACTCTGGCTGGTAGAGGCCGAACGCCTGCAGTGTGGCCAGGTAGGTCGGCCGCTCGACCAGGACTTTATCACCCTTGTCGATAAACACCTTGCCGGCAAGATCGATGCCCTGCTGGGAGCCGCTGGTGATCATGACCTCGTCAGGATCGACCTTGAGTCCTCTGCGGGCATACCGCTCTGCCACGTACTCCCGCAGCGGCCCGTATCCTTCAGTGGTGCTGTACTGGAGCACGCTCTCGCCGCTCTCGTTCAGTACGGCAGTAGCCGCTTCAGAGATCTCCCTGACGGGAAAAGAGGCCGGGTTCGGCAGGCCGCCGGCAAACGAGATGATCGAGGGGTCCTGGGTCACTTTCAGGATCTCCCTGATGAACGACTTATGCACGTTAGACATTCTGTCAGCGAAGGCTATGCTCATAATAATACCTGTATAATTAATCATCTGAGATGTTGTCTAAAAAATTGGGCCGAATCTGTGCGGCCAAAGCACGATAAATAAAAGAAGGCTGGTTCTCTAAGGTTTTTTGGCCTTTTCCATCGCGTCGAGGAGCGCACACATGTGGCAGTAAATCGTCCGGAGCTTCTCATCCTGCCCGATCAGCTCTGCCTTTTTCTGGATATGTTTGCCGTCGACGAGCTCGT harbors:
- a CDS encoding diphthine--ammonia ligase — its product is MKVAALFSGGKDSSYAVFIARHYGWEVSRLVTVFSQSPESYMYHVPAVELTRLAAESIGIPLVEVVTPPEPEAELIPLRDTISKLGVDGIVSGALESEYQRRRLDQICQDAGVKSFAPLWHKNPRELLGDMVDQGFEIMIVGCMAEGLDEKWLGRVLDKAALAELDRLHAKYGIHVAGEGGEYESMVIGGPHMQRRICVDYEKEWRVHSGKIIVKEAWLE
- a CDS encoding aminotransferase-like domain-containing protein — its product is MSIAFADRMSNVHKSFIREILKVTQDPSIISFAGGLPNPASFPVREISEAATAVLNESGESVLQYSTTEGYGPLREYVAERYARRGLKVDPDEVMITSGSQQGIDLAGKVFIDKGDKVLVERPTYLATLQAFGLYQPEFRSISLRDDGPDTAEMAEELATKKIKLFYAVPNFQNPTGITYSQRKREDVAALLNEHGTAFVEDDPYGEIRYMGDDMPPVKKYMENGVLLGSFSKIVSPGMRLGWLVAPKEVMENIVIAKQATDLHTNFFTQRVVYQYLITNDVDSHIMKIRAMYRKQRDTMVRAIEKHFPEEVRYTRPEGGMFLWATLPEGISSLELFDIAIKEKVAFVPGQAFFADGSGQNTLRLNYTNSGEEAIETGIARLGNAIHRLMEQKK
- a CDS encoding transglutaminase-like domain-containing protein, coding for MNRLESHHLDNIGAYLRPTDVIDYDDHSVALLAGAVEGDTKQDTIRRAFEMVRDQYPHSCDAGSEEVACTASDVIRLGHGLCFAKSNLLAALLRYHHIPTGFCYERVRRDEGGFVLHGYNAVVIDGQWRKIDARGNNDRVRVYFTPARDMLAYPPDASAGEMEFPGVYPDPSPAVLRVLRAGPDVSSVIIKLPGDLPPYD
- a CDS encoding TetR family transcriptional regulator, translating into MRRTKEEAEVTRDKLLSAALKVFSKKGYATTTLDDIAREAGVTRGAIYWHFKGGKADVFNAIVDTGFARIGDLVEKLMAEGGTPLELLERMMVRLMQFCEEDDDYRALQEITIFKMSEDPELSLKLEDKKHAQEESVLYIADLIKQAREAGEVRPDVDPMTAAITAYGMLNGIVLLWMIERSVTDTPQFSLKDQAASFVKLYLQGITTPAGCRSKV
- a CDS encoding ACT domain-containing protein, with translation MKLSLLVLNPVFAICTLERDAPLPEWALSSDFFSITRTYDELSIVCLQESIPQDVKINKGWRCLKVQGPLGFDIVGILASLSLPLASEGVSIFVLSSYDTDYIMVKNYDLDKAIEVLRKDGHTVEQQPAQ
- a CDS encoding amidohydrolase → MIIRNATYFDGGKIAKGDLHHGPSDEEFDATGKFVIPAFSNWHTHLSMTLMRGAGEGEKLQDWLNNTIFPMERRLTPDLVYKGAMLGLAEMIRTGTSHFIDMYYFAESVAKAVEASGIRGTLGTPITEFGTAYYDDAGHALRLAERQLKNAVPGGRVDYCVAPHSIYLCSKETLLKAKDLARKYGVKLTTHISETRKECVDCHKETGLWPVEYLDSIGLLDENTVMSHAAWLTKMEVRILGDRHSTVVHCPTSNMKLASGGVMPVHELLDAGVKIALGTDGAASNNSLNMMQEMKFASLLQKAHRWDATAAPAPVVFKMATQDSKDLAFIDLNDVRMLPHHDLIANLVYSGGAVTDLLVDDRLVMKDGVITTFDEAKIKKEFLEAATELLK
- a CDS encoding MFS transporter, coding for METKKEGLLNMDKNQKLALLVVFIAIFTDMLIYCMIVPILPEYASGLGASQQMIGLLFASYAITFLLAAPVVGVLSDRVGRKLPMLVGLLGLFGSTLLFAFSSDLTMLFVARALQGVSAGATWTAGLALLSDLFPPKMRQQAIGIGISGSFAGTLLGPLFGGALYEYGGYALPFLAAAGLVLIDGIARLLLLKDPPRLPAEQQVSLKSMLKNRTILLMAGVIVLVSAATALLEPVLPLYLSDVLKVSPTMIGLLFAVTVVASLIASPLSYKVAERFGRKRVIIAGLICSALILPTLALSGSFILEVVLMAALGGVLAIGLASVPLEMTDVIDRLGQGGYGAVYAIYNLALSFGMMAGPIAGGLLAGSFGITAGLGIGGAFMIGYAMLLLIVMRGSGKASEEGTVVSVSTQ
- a CDS encoding PAS domain-containing sensor histidine kinase, whose protein sequence is MHDDLSLYQEIYRQSHDGIVIHTGEQIVYTNSSYARIMGADSPACLIGRSIYDFIPAYSRELARQRFKLILEKGINIPLIEDNMIGLDGNPVSLQISACRVGDNSEPLVQVIVRDVTDIKRMEKSLKASIAELDRAQKIARMGSWEWDLRQRRLYWSDETYRILGMEPSEKTPSTEALLKHVHPEDRNRVRKFLSTAKARMTDGKIDFRIVTPDGNLKHIYLEGDVEFDKLGNPIRAFGVFHDITERKMIEAELQNARAQAELYLDLMGHDINNMNQIAMGYLELAIDIVKAGGSITEENLFLIEKPMVTLQSSSRLISNVRKVRNEQAGAYKSQIIDVGKLLREVKAEFSGITGRYVEINIAIRHSPKVRANELLKDVFVNLVGNAIKHSDPGKALTINISAGVALSNGKPYCKVAIEDNGPGIPDDYKRQLFDLQSLDKARTNGKGLGLCLTDMLVRDFGGYLRVENRMTEDYRQGSRFIVILPVAETD